Proteins encoded within one genomic window of Spiroplasma sabaudiense Ar-1343:
- the secA gene encoding preprotein translocase subunit SecA, producing MARDKSIIKKLGIIADKIIALEEHYSNFSDEQLRAKTDEFKQRIQENSESVDDILVDAYAVVREAAWRVLKLKAYRVQLIGGIILNSGDIAEMRTGEGKTLTGLFPAYLNSLTGKGVHIVTVNEYLSQRDSEINGQVYNFLGVTVGLNGRGLSKDQKRQAYAQDVTYTTNSEIGFDYLRDNMVYSFGAKVQRGLNFAIIDEADSVLIDEARTPLIISGGSSNRANMYQAADQFAKTLKQTDDFDIDLETKQVYLNDIGMEKANKFFSVKNLFDVKNTELFHLIMNALKANFTFKEGVEYAAQNNEIVLIDQFTGRIMEGRSYSDGLQQALQAKEGVAIEEETATLATITYQNFYRLYSKLSGMTGTAKTEEEEFIKIYNTRVVVTPTNKPIIRKDEIDLTYATKNAALKSLIIDLKELNELGRPVLIGTTSVESSEQIERYLSKAGLKFEMINAKNHNREAEIVEKAGQRGAITLATNMAGRGTDIKLTEETRQLGGLFVFGVERNEARRIDNQLRGRSGRQGDPGNSRFYISMEDELMVRFTAPKVRQMFLRLGDEAIKSAMFTRAITNAQKKLEGLNFDQRKNVLDYDNVLAQHREAIYSQRDEILKQEDLKLVLSRFQYTTAFELVLKNSELVRGESTINAEMLIAAVDNSFVKPGTFKKSDFAHQDKVKVAKMISDAMMEFYKERIDHVPDEVSKEIERRTILQSLDKFWTRHINLANKLRSGIYLQQYAQNNPLHEYIEEAARLFNKMKIDTAAEVIENLSQVVIREEERNTSPMASRNNRPVIEISEKDIDKILTDINLSKDEFTRENVQKRFEELIKEASDNKNDEATKKLLFQQEVLKGLMNEIDRVRSGAGSQSLNVNLSQKDVEVIFKKFGFKPGDEVDTKKVESKFKKLSAAVDKDANPKELQRLLFEKEVILNVGPQIAKAKKEFVVEDNSGNIKKKIKTSGIDIDDVDDSEQVQSKSKIG from the coding sequence ATGGCAAGAGACAAATCGATTATAAAAAAATTAGGAATTATCGCTGATAAAATTATAGCTTTAGAGGAACACTATTCTAATTTTTCTGATGAGCAATTACGAGCTAAAACAGATGAGTTCAAACAACGCATTCAAGAAAATAGCGAATCAGTTGACGACATTTTGGTTGATGCTTATGCTGTTGTTCGTGAAGCGGCTTGAAGAGTACTAAAATTAAAAGCTTATCGCGTCCAATTAATTGGGGGAATTATTTTAAATAGTGGTGACATTGCTGAAATGAGAACAGGAGAAGGAAAAACCTTGACAGGTTTATTTCCAGCTTACTTAAACTCACTAACAGGAAAAGGTGTTCACATTGTTACGGTAAACGAATATTTATCACAAAGGGATAGTGAAATTAATGGACAAGTTTATAATTTTTTAGGAGTAACAGTCGGTCTTAATGGTCGAGGGCTTTCAAAAGACCAAAAACGTCAAGCTTACGCACAAGACGTGACATACACAACAAACTCAGAAATTGGATTTGATTACTTGCGTGATAATATGGTTTACAGCTTTGGAGCCAAAGTTCAACGTGGACTAAACTTTGCAATTATCGATGAAGCTGACTCTGTTCTTATTGATGAGGCTCGAACACCTCTAATTATTTCTGGGGGAAGTAGTAATCGAGCAAATATGTACCAAGCAGCAGATCAGTTTGCTAAAACTCTAAAACAAACAGATGATTTTGACATTGATTTAGAAACAAAACAAGTATACTTAAATGATATTGGAATGGAAAAAGCTAATAAATTTTTCTCAGTGAAAAATTTATTTGATGTTAAAAATACAGAACTATTTCACTTAATAATGAATGCCCTAAAAGCCAACTTTACTTTTAAAGAAGGTGTTGAGTATGCTGCTCAAAATAATGAAATCGTTTTAATTGATCAATTTACAGGAAGAATAATGGAAGGTCGTTCATATAGTGATGGTCTTCAACAGGCTTTACAAGCAAAAGAAGGAGTAGCGATTGAAGAAGAAACCGCAACTCTTGCAACAATTACGTACCAAAACTTCTATCGCCTATATAGTAAACTATCAGGGATGACAGGGACAGCTAAAACCGAAGAAGAAGAATTTATTAAAATTTATAACACTCGCGTTGTAGTTACTCCAACCAATAAACCAATAATTAGAAAAGACGAAATTGACTTAACTTATGCTACCAAGAACGCCGCATTAAAAAGTTTAATTATTGACCTAAAGGAATTAAATGAATTGGGTCGACCTGTGCTTATTGGGACAACAAGTGTTGAATCTTCAGAACAGATTGAACGTTATTTATCAAAAGCTGGTTTAAAATTTGAAATGATTAACGCCAAAAACCATAACCGTGAAGCAGAAATTGTTGAAAAAGCCGGACAAAGAGGAGCAATTACACTTGCAACAAATATGGCTGGGCGTGGAACAGATATTAAATTGACAGAAGAGACAAGACAACTTGGAGGTCTATTTGTTTTTGGGGTTGAACGAAATGAAGCCCGAAGAATTGATAATCAATTGCGTGGACGAAGTGGTCGTCAAGGAGATCCAGGAAACTCGCGTTTCTATATTTCAATGGAAGATGAACTAATGGTACGTTTTACAGCTCCTAAAGTTCGTCAAATGTTTTTACGCTTAGGAGATGAAGCTATTAAGTCAGCTATGTTTACTAGAGCAATTACAAATGCTCAAAAAAAACTTGAAGGACTGAACTTTGATCAACGTAAAAATGTTCTAGATTATGACAACGTTTTAGCTCAACATCGAGAGGCAATTTATTCTCAAAGAGATGAAATCTTAAAACAAGAAGACTTGAAACTAGTGCTTTCACGATTCCAGTATACAACAGCATTTGAATTGGTTCTCAAAAACTCAGAATTAGTTCGCGGAGAAAGTACAATTAATGCAGAAATGCTTATTGCAGCGGTTGATAACAGTTTTGTAAAACCAGGAACTTTTAAAAAATCAGATTTTGCTCACCAAGATAAAGTTAAAGTTGCTAAAATGATAAGTGACGCAATGATGGAATTTTATAAGGAGCGTATTGATCATGTTCCAGATGAAGTTTCTAAGGAGATTGAGCGCCGCACAATTCTGCAATCATTGGACAAATTCTGAACTCGTCATATTAACTTAGCAAATAAATTGCGTTCAGGAATTTATTTGCAACAGTATGCACAAAATAACCCCCTTCATGAATATATTGAAGAAGCAGCTCGACTATTTAATAAAATGAAAATTGATACAGCCGCTGAGGTAATTGAAAATCTTTCACAAGTTGTTATTCGCGAAGAAGAACGAAATACAAGTCCAATGGCATCAAGAAATAACCGTCCAGTAATTGAAATTTCAGAAAAAGATATTGATAAAATTTTGACAGACATTAATTTGAGTAAAGACGAATTTACAAGAGAAAATGTTCAAAAGCGTTTTGAAGAACTAATTAAAGAGGCTAGTGATAATAAAAACGACGAAGCAACTAAAAAACTTTTATTCCAACAAGAAGTGTTGAAGGGTTTGATGAATGAAATTGACAGAGTCCGTAGTGGTGCTGGATCACAATCACTTAATGTAAATTTAAGTCAAAAAGATGTTGAAGTTATTTTTAAAAAATTTGGTTTCAAGCCTGGAGATGAAGTTGATACCAAAAAAGTCGAAAGTAAATTTAAAAAGTTGTCAGCAGCAGTAGATAAAGATGCAAACCCAAAAGAACTGCAAAGACTTCTATTTGAAAAAGAAGTAATTCTAAATGTTGGTCCTCAAATTGCAAAGGCTAAAAAAGAATTTGTTGTTGAAGATAACTCAGGAAATATTAAAAAGAAAATTAAAACAAGCGGTATTGATATTGATGATGTTGACGATAGTGAACAAGTCCAATCAAAATCAAAAATCGGTTAG